One region of Armigeres subalbatus isolate Guangzhou_Male chromosome 3, GZ_Asu_2, whole genome shotgun sequence genomic DNA includes:
- the LOC134227303 gene encoding microtubule-associated serine/threonine-protein kinase 3 isoform X2, with protein MSQRSATGSNKPVVAAVVGSTTATATTTSSTVATVAIGSMVVTSKQSTGGDDDDGSKLILKQQKPAESDTSSGRERTKPSSTVRALNFDDPELGRKNKSDNIEKKDDSKPKKVDVKVSASVPKENDIKTKSIPNVLTKPSAVKKEEIKTQVPATTTTVSSISAKPISSPAVVSASKPPHSSSPKQVLEPEVKPPGSPSKGSLKKMHQQSTIKPEEIPKPAMLKSSSVPAPASTQSTAIAKPCPVPPLSVYTMNQLPTPVITTAAPSPTTTAAPVVLRPSSGTGLQKSASYRKSSYKPQHSHSLRYSGSGSDISNLVRVRNSTLGNSAPTLSITSKEGGFGQRRSTSSSATRSGAVARHRLSFVANISPRSHSPIPASPIDSPRINSPSIIHFPFVPIKRITNKNSDSRRWSVASLPSSGYVTTPGSSNISSQCSSQERLHQFPPVPTNDDLHMLSLHFSSNDSNPGMEGRNLHNHHGFHHLHHHHPHQHSGTGFNPPVSPLAPQYQHATQQPLSLQSHATHCNSPHSVKSSGSCKDELNNFCGCRSPIHRPRSRSLSSPSHSPITDNEISLMNTFYKERFPKATQQMEERLSHFINENKTILNDSARVSQPIVRFVHHQVLEMARDCLHKSHAKLITSRYFYEMSENLERLLLETKEKSPEAAPEITAVIKKLLLIISRPARLLECLEFDPEEFYRLLEVAEGQAKVTQGIKADIPQYIIQKLGLNRDPIAELHDELIEQASLNSSINTNCDSLDNNNSFSPNQSFCGRGDLNLSGSMTCSTPKGSGSLNNSINTLNNNQSGINNNSTGTTPGANKSFKGRTANAVPSEKDYDMLKLISNGAYGAVYLVKHKQTRQRFAMKKINKNSLMLRNQVEQVFAERDILSFADNPFVVSMYCSFETKKHLCLVMEYVEGGDCATLLKNLGPLPCDMARFYFAETVLAVEYLHSYGIVHRDLKPDNLLITALGHIKLTDFGLSKMGLMSLATNLYEGYLDSETRQFSDKQVFGTPEYIAPEVILRQGYGKPVDWWSMGIILYEFLIGCVPFFGETPEELFAHTVNDDIEWPSNDDWPLQDEAKDLITVLLHQNPRDRLGTGGAHEVKEHYYFIGLDWNNLLRQKAEFVPQLDNEEDTSYFDTRVDRYNHEICGDDTDDMEDSPLFGSFSSYSPQYRKQQAATTNPATNALQQEQLASPLPGSNLPSVIAKEKQQLPSLFEDSFDVNHPKPNDISKLIITPELRKFNINPSKYKMPSTPDLEYLPELATPDREDFISHLNLRPHVQQPLSTPESSQTDSDDVSPQIQRKRKIVHSRGILPKFSISIEEDQSGHETSSSTPSQVITSSPSSSLNNLNQSRHIVKSASALGLSLMTSSDDSCTAIATIGSSGGGLHNVPTTASNLSSSSGCSTGITSTMHSAGNCSSTASSRDTSPCRELSPLVTNLKPPLIIRRGPRGFGFTVHTIRVYYGDTDFYTMHHLVMAVDEGSPAFEAGLRPADLITHVNGEAVQGLYHTQVLQLLLSGAELVSLRATPLEHTSIQSGGRKREPWQSKFAKKSTHSRRKQKKDNEKKRKTSLFRRISSKRASAEMQQMVAGIQSPTSVPPSRSFQSFTRFQGSQPNLVAAASPIPSAIQSVPSTSLSASPVNRLSLSPLNTINAYQASPSSSPSTSAPSTPTGTITYNDGAPLYQRPSTLHVLKHKLHSSPCPTTKGLHTTPAAGRPNRRKSADHMPLSPLARTPSPSPLPASPTRSSSPLAFPVVHPLGSSNTTQSYSPGGLPNASTVAPQAVPGIVTISGSPTPPTKKGFPRAKTAEPSSPLLRRALSPDRLHPRSAESKCVLSPLCCNTPLKTPRQVTGIWRSNQNSTITTATPPSNVAPVTTAPVVSSPSGPAQTQQAVTSAAATSSSNTTTNTVACKVISTSAPSTSTTTSLPAASTTSSTSGPGGTSPAKSINLSSQKQQQSQTKQLINMVDKISLKEDAP; from the exons ATGAGCCAAAGGTCAGCTACTGGCAGTAACAAACCGGTTGTAGCCGCAGTTGTTGGTTCTACTACTGCTACGGCTACCACTACTTCATCAACAGTTGCAACAGTAGCAATAGGGTCAATGGTTGTAACATCGAAGCAAAGCACAGGGGGTGACGATGATGATGGCAGTAAACTTATATTGAAACAACAGAAGCCTGCTGAATCTGATACTTCAAGTGGTAGAGAGAGAACAAAACCATCATCAACTGTTCGAGCATTAAACTTCGATGATCCTGAACTCGGTAGAAAGAACAAATCGGATAATATTGAAAAGAAGGATGACTCTAAACCGAAAAAAGTAGACGTTAAAGTATCAGCATCCGTCCCAAAGGAAAACGACATCAAAACGAAAAGCATTCCGAATGTTCTGACAAAACCGTCCGCTGTGAAAAAGGAGGAAATCAAAACGCAAGTACCGGCAACAACAACTACGGTATCATCGATTTCTGCAAAGCCGATATCTAGTCCTGCGGTTGTTTCAGCTTCGAAACCACCACACAGTAGCAGTCCAAAACAAGTACTAGAACCGGAAGTTAAACCACCCGGTAGCCCATCTAAAGGAAGCTTGAAAAAGATGCATCAACAGTCGACTATAAAACCCGAAGAAATCCCAAAACCAGCAATGCTTAAATCATCATCAGTTCCGGCTCCTGCGTCTACTCAATCAACAGCTATTGCAAAGCCTTGCCCAGTTCCTCCACTTTCAGTTTACACGATGAATCAGCTACCGACTCCCGTAATCACCACAGCGGCACCATCACCAACCACTACTGCGGCTCCCGTCGTTCTACGCCCTTCATCAGGAACAGGTTTGCAAAAATCGGCCTCGTATCGCAAGTCATCTTACAAACCCCAGCACTCCCACTCTCTGCGATACTCCGGCAGTGGCAGCGATATCTCCAATCTGGTGCGAGTTCGAAACTCTACTCTTGGAAATTCGGCTCCGACACTGTCGATAACTTCCAAGGAAGGAGGGTTTGGCCAACGGCGTTCGACTTCATCATCGGCTACTCGTAGTGGAGCAGTAGCTCGGCATCGTTTGAGCTTCGTAGCCAACATCTCACCACGATCTCATTCGCCCATTCCTGCAAGTCCCATCGACAGTCCTCGGATAAACTCGCCAAGCATCATACATTTTCCGTTTGTTCCAATCAAAAGAATCACCAACAAAAACAGTGACAGTCGTCGATGGTCTGTGGCTTCGCTGCCTAGCTCGGGATATGTAACAACCCCAGGAAGTTCGAACATTTCTTCACAGTGCTCTAGTCAGGAGAGACTTCATCAGTTTCCTCCTGTTCCAACTAATGATGATCTGCACATGCTGTCGCTACACTTTTCCAGTAACGATAGCAATCCCGGCATGGAAGGGCGTAATCTGCATAATCATCACGGATTCCATCAcctgcatcatcatcatccgcaTCAGCATAGCGGAACCGGATTCAATCCACCTGTTTCTCCGCTGGCTCCACAATATCAACATGCGACCCAGCAGCCGCTCAGTCTGCAATCTCACGCCACCCATTGCAACAGTCCTCACTCTGTAAAATCTTCCGGGAGCTGTAAAGACGAACTCAACAACTTCTGTGGTTGCCGTTCTCCTATCCACCGACCGCGATCACGCAGCCTGAGTAGTCCTTCTCACTCCCCTATTACCGACAACGAAATATCCCTGATGAACACCTTCTACAAAGAGCGTTTCCCGAAAGCTACGCAACAAATGGAAGAACGTTTGTCACATTTCATCAACGAGAACAAAACCATCTTAAACGATAGCGCTCGAGTTTCGCAGCCCATCGTACGCTTTGTCCATCATCAGGTTTTGGAAATGGCCCGCGATTGTCTGCATAAATCCCACGCCAAACTGATTACCTCTCGATATTTCTACGAGATGAGTGAAAACCTCGAACGCCTGCTGTTGGAAACGAAAGAGAAATCCCCAGAAGCTGCCCCGGAAATCACCGCCGTAATCAAGAAACTGCTTCTCATAATATCCCGCCCGGCACGTCTTTTGGAATGTTTGGAGTTCGATCCTGAAGAGTTCTACCGTCTTCTAGAGGTAGCCGAGGGACAAGCAAAGGTTACGCAAGGCATCAAGGCGGACATCCCCCAGTACATCATTCAGAAGCTCGGCCTTAACCGGGATCCGATCGCCGAACTGCACGATGAGCTCATCGAACAGGCATCCCTGAATTCGTCCATCAACACCAACTGTGATTCATTGGATAACAACAACTCGTTTTCACCGAACCAATCGTTCTGCGGCAGAGGGGATCTTAACCTAAGTGGATCGATGACGTGCTCCACGCCCAAAGGATCAGGCTCGCTGAACAACAGCATAAACACGCTAAACAATAACCAGTCAGGAATCAATAACAACAGTACGGGTACAACGCCTGGAGCCAACAAGAGCTTCAAAGGGCGAACAGCCAATGCCGTGCCTAGTGAGAAGGATTACGACATGCTCAAGTTAATTTCCAATGGAGCCTACGGAGCGGTGTATTTGGTTAAACATAAGCAAACCAGGCAACGTTTTGCTATGAAGAAGATTAACAAAAACAGCCTAATGTTGCGTAATCAGGTAGAGCAGGTATTTGCCGAACGAGACATTTTAAGTTTTGCCGATAATCCGTTCGTCGTTAGCATGTACTGTTCGTTTGAAACCAAGAAGCATCTCTGTTTGGTGATGGAATATGTGGAAGGTGGCGATTGTGCAACACTGCTGAAGAACCTCGGTCCATTGCCATGCGATATGGCGCGATTCTATTTTGCGGAAACGGTACTGGCAGTCGAGTACCTCCATAGCTATGGAATTGTGCATCGTGATTTGAAGCCGGACAACTTGCTGATCACGGCTTTGGGTCACATCAAGTTGACGGATTTTGGTCTCTCCAAAATGGGTTTGATGTCATTGGCCACAAACTTGTATGAGGGTTACTTGGATAGCGAAACGAGGCAGTTTTCGGATAAACAGGTTTTCGGAACTCCGGAGTATATTGCTCCGGAAGTTATCTTAAGACAGGGATATGGAAAACCAGTGGATTGGTGGTCCATGGGAATCATTCTTTATGAGTTTTTGATCGGCTGTGTACCGTTCTTCGGAGAAACACCGGAGGAACTGTTTGCCCACACGGTAAACGACGATATTGAATGGCCCAGTAATGATGATTGGCCGCTACAAGATGAAGCTAAAGATTTGATAACAGTTCTTCTGCATCAAAATCCCAGAGATCGTTTAGGAACGGGCGGAGCGCATGAAGTGAAAGAGCATTACTATTtcattggtttggactggaatAATCTGCTTCGACAGAAAGCAGAATTCGTTCCTCAATTAGATAATGAAGAGGACACAAGCTATTTCGATACTCGGGTTGATCGATATAACCATGAAATATGTGGCGATGATACTGACGATATGGAAGATTCCCCTCTCTTTGGTTCATTCAGCTCATATTCACCCCAGTATAGGAAACAGCAAGCAGCTACAACTAATCCGGCTACTAACGCTCTGCAACAAGAACAGCTAGCTTCGCCTCTTCCTGGATCCAACCTTCCGTCGGTAATCGCTAAAGAAAAGCAACAACTTCCATCACTGTTTGAAGATAGCTTCGATGTGAACCACCCGAAACCGAACGATATCAGCAAACTAATCATTACGCCAGAATTACGCAAGTTCAACATCAATCCCTCGAAATATAAGATGCCATCAACGCCAGATTTGGAGTACCTTCCAGAGCTAGCTACACCCGATCGTGAAGATTTCATCAGCCATTTGAATCTACGGCCACATGTCCAACAACCG CTATCAACGCCGGAATCGTCGCAAACGGACAGCGATGACGTTTCCCCACAAATTCAACGCAAGCGAAAGATTGTCCATAGTCGAGGAATTCTTCCCAAGTTCTCCATATCCATCGAAGAAGATCAAAGTGGACACGAAACGTCATCTTCGACGCCATCTCAGGTGATCACATCGTCACCATCGAGTTCATTGAACAACTTGAACCAATCGCGCCACATAGTGAAGAGCGCATCAGCGTTGGGACTGTCCCTGATGACTTCTTCCGATGATTCGTGTACCGCAATAGCAACCATTGGTAGTAGTGGCGGAGGCCTACACAACGTACCAACAACCGCTTCAAACCTTTCGTCTTCATCTGGTTGCAGTACCGGTATAACCTCCACGATGCATTCCGCCGGTAACTGCTCGAGCACAGCCAGCTCACGTGATACTTCTCCCTGTCGGGAACTCAGCCCTCTAGTCACTAATCTTAAGCCACCATTAATCATCCGAAGGGGACCGCGTGGTTTCGGTTTCACTGTGCACACCATTCGGGTGTATTATGGAGATACAGATTTCTACACGATGCATCACCTGGTAATGGCCGTAGACGAAGGAAGCCCAGCGTTCGAGGCTGGATTGAGACCTGCCGATCTAATCACGCATGTAAACGGAGAAGCAGTTCAAGGCCTTTATCACACTCAGGTGCTTCAATTATTACTCAGCGGAGCGGAATTGGTTAGTCTACGCGCTACCCCGCTGGAGCATACAAGTATTCAAAGCGGTGGTCGAAAGCGCGAGCCCTGGCAGAGTAAATTTGCGAAGAAAAGCACTCACAGTCGACGGAAGCAAAAGAAAGATAACGAGAAGAAACGCAAAACTTCGCTATTTAGAAGAATCAGCAGTAAACGAGCCAGTGCCGAAATGCAACAAATGGTGGCTGGAATACAGTCGCCGACATCGGTTCCGCCTAGCAGAAGTTTCCAGTCATTTACTAGATTCCAAGGAAGTCAACCTAATCTAGTTGCTGCTGCGAGTCCAATACCATCTGCCATTCAGTCGGTGCCTTCGACATCCTTAAGTGCATCTCCCGTCAACCGATTGAGTCTTTCGCCATTGAATACTATCAACGCTTACCAAGCGTCTCCGTCTTCATCACCAAGCACTTCAGCTCCAAGCACTCCAACAGGCACGATAACCTACAACGATGGAGCTCCGCTTTACCAGCGACCATCAACATTGCATGTTTTAAAACACAAGCTCCATTCGTCGCCTTGTCCCACCACCAAGGGTCTTCACACAACTCCGGCAGCAGGTCGTCCTAACCGTAGAAAATCAGCTGATCATATGCCATTGTCTCCACTAGCTAGAACTCCTAGTCCATCGCCACTTCCAGCTTCACCAACGCGGTCGTCTAGCCCATTGGCATTCCCAGTCGTTCATCCGCTGGGATCATCCAACACAACTCAATCCTACAGTCCAGGTGGGCTCCCTAATGCATCTACTGTGGCCCCTCAAGCCGTTCCGGGGATTGTAACGATCAGTGGTTCACCAACTCCACCTACAAAGAAAGGTTTTCCTAGGGCCAAAACAGCCGAACCGAGTTCTCCGCTACTGCGCAGGGCATTATCACCTGATCGGCTGCATCCAAGAAGCGCCGAAAGCAAGTGCGTTCTATCACCGTTGTGCTGCAACACCCCTCTGAAGACACCCCGACAGGTAACCGGAATCTGGCGTTCCAATCAAAATTCCACTATCACTACCGCCACTCCGCCGTCTAATGTTGCTCCCGTAACGACCGCACCCGTGGTGTCGTCCCCAAGTGGTCCGGCGCAAACCCAGCAAGCCGTAACATCTGCGGCAGCCACATCCTCTTCCAATACTACCACCAATACGGTAGCGTGCAAGGTGATCAGCACTTCGGCGCCATCTACGTCAACtacaacgtccctgccggcTGCATCAACAACGTCTTCTACTAGTGGCCCCGGTGGAACTAGTCCAGCTAAATCGATCAACTTATCATCCCAAAAGCAGCAACAATCACAAACTAAACAACTAATCAACATGGTAGACAAGATAAGTTTAAAAGAGGACGCGCCCTGA